The following coding sequences are from one Venturia canescens isolate UGA chromosome 5, ASM1945775v1, whole genome shotgun sequence window:
- the Dscam3 gene encoding Down syndrome cell adhesion molecule-like protein Dscam2 isoform X3, whose translation MDLTSLLLLLTAACNCVAVLGQQGPVFVLEPPSTLVFSNTTGSQLSCSAHGSPTPHVTWITSPDQRSVTAVPGLRQLLGNGTLYFPPFLAQDFRAEVHNARYRCRATSSVGTVLSREVTLRAVLTVPGYDVRVDRSPVVEGCNAVLSCTAREDVKEHLTVTSWFRDDAILLPGSTDTGGRFVVTSQGDLHIRAARAEDGRATYSCLTLHALTGERRRSEPATLTVTEPNGSMPPRLMQRSQIALSAERGSDVHLTCSAQGSPPPQFTWYRDRNGHPIPVESFGNIQLWGDLMQIRRVDAQDAGRYICRASNQFGEQRAETHLSVTLKLNARIQPRLQIVNSGESATMNCTVEGYPVESVEWLHDGVPVLTAQDTRIRLLAPLVLIVGSVGRRDKGMYQCLVRSDKENAQATAELKLGDTVPELQYTFIEQALRPGPPVSLRCSATGSPPPSFTWLLDGEPLSEIAAGHRYAIGQYVDQSGDVISHLNITSASAEDGGLYACVARNTLAAVEHKARLNIYGAPYIRSIGPVRAIAGVDTAIACPYSGYPITSVEWSRGGIELPLDMRHRVDNEGYLTIATVDPNDNGTYTCTVRARSGETASRDIRLTVSSPPVMSPFGFPPNLQEGSRAQVTCSITSGDLPIYFSWLKDGKPLPSSLQIEERGAEFFSVLVFKELLSRHSGKYTCVATNNAAKVNHTAELLVKVPPQWIFEPQDVASLLGNPLNVHCEAKGFPPPRITWLRGRGRTSNDYQPLIDGLDGRITILPNGSLWTASAGPQDEGHYLCRANNGIGLGLSKVIYVSVNEPARFELQSKNVTIRRGESVTLDCTVIGDNPIEVQWLHNNDRLDTNAHRLSISQVKTDNGLKSQLSIGSSDRQDSGTYRCTADNAFGRSEHLVYLAVQERPDPPTALEVIEIGSRSIRLSWRRSFDGNSPIRNYVIQYRAMIHGGVDEWDPSKTHNVTFTPGSSGLAASANPTSNGVPRYDSNGDDQEIALVSGLHPAVTYTFRIFAINSIDASEPTDPVVAKTQEEAPTDPPQNVKVQSAGPGELIVHWQPPPKESCNGDLLGYIVTWSEYSSSTSAGVNQSKSLTVNGWATTKVQLTGLRKFTKYDISIRAFNSIASGPASPSIVGTTQEGVPEAPPTQVTCTPLSSQSVKVAWSAPPAHLHGGIIQGYKVSYRPVPTDNMEISTVGDIKRISNEETFLHTLYKYTNYSIRVLAYTGAGDGVLSPPIFCTTEEDVPGPPAGIKALALTADSILVSWLPPLQPNGQVSQYTVYSKEAGASRHNSHTMHEPPTLPTDTLTMELRGLTERQLYEFWVSATTGLGEGEPTPIVTQTTNTRAPARVASFSQLLRRAVKSSVTLSCLVVGNPTPQPIWTHRNSQISTGRHYEITDDGHLNIHGLEQSIAGNYTCSASNLFGDDSITYTLVVVMPPRAPVLELQYTTTHSIKFRWNHPENGGATIQGYVLSYKKDQGGWEEIALSPEQTEFTLSGLKCGSSYLAHLTAHNRVGTGDPSPLISATTKGTAPPLPKEREIVAVNSTSVRLNLLSWPNGGCPIQYYTVEYRRRINTEPWILVASKATENLIIRDLKPAAWYSLRLTAHNDAGATQTKMEFGTTTLSGISIGPPNDLIMDDDTVRNPPNHKILYVIVPLVCAIVLIFSAVIVGYVMLKRNGRTSYLAEMMPGQQQQAGLGIGQQAQHQSHHHMSSCMSTVQLKSTAERDNRRNHQVYTSSPVKQDNHKSNNDHGSEMYEISPYATFSVPGRENRSVTTATLDYTMQFKTFGHLENEDINTIDYERSSVDFERSKTPRWHKQRYFPSIAEAESKMRSSRQGSGSDTSGSPCGECAGPSYRVPVKPCRDVFSRGVESSTESNNEGSPSLGRRRSRQPSRSTRR comes from the exons caGCTTGTAATTGCGTAGCGGTTCTTGGTCAGCAAGGTCCTGTATTCGTTCTCGAGCCACCGAGTACTCTCGTCTTCTCAAACACGACTGGTTCCCAGCTTAGCTGTTCCGCCCATGGAAGTCCAACGCCCCACGTTACTTGGATCACCAGCCCCGATCAGAGATCCGTCACAGCCGTTCCCGGCCTCAG GCAGCTACTGGGCAACGGTACTCTCTATTTTCCACCGTTTCTAGCCCAGGACTTCCGGGCCGAAGTACACAACGCGAGATATCGATGCCGAGCAACGAGTTCCGTTGGCACGGTGCTATCGCGCGAAGTCACCCTCCGAGCTG TGCTTACGGTGCCCGGTTACGACGTAAGGGTAGACAGATCGCCGGTCGTCGAGGGCTGTAACGCAGTTTTATCTTGCACAGCCCGAGAAGACGTTAAGGAACATCTCACAGTCACTTCCTGGTTTCGGGATGACGCCATTTTGCTACCAGGCAGCACGGATACGG GCGGCAGATTCGTAGTGACGTCACAAGGTGATCTCCATATCAGAGCAGCAAGAGCGGAAGATGGAAGAGCAACTTATTCCTGCCTTACGCTCCACGCACTTACAGGCGAGAGGCGAAGAAGCGAACCTGCCACTCTGACCGTCACAG AACCCAATGGCTCCATGCCACCGAGATTGATGCAACGCTCACAAATTGCATTGTCAGCCGAAAGAGGCTCGGACGTTCATCTGACGTGCTCGGCTCAGGGAAGTCCGCCGCCCCAATTCACGTGGTATCGGGATAGAAATG GACACCCGATACCTGTGGAGTCCTTTGGGAATATTCAGCTTTGGGGCGATCTGATGCAAATTCGTCGAGTCGACGCCCAGGATGCTGGAAGGTACATTTGCCGTGCGAGCAATCAGTTTGGCGAGCAACGAGCCGAGACTCATCTCTCCGTTACGTTGAAACTAAATGCTCGTATACAGCCAAGATTGCAG ATCGTTAACTCCGGTGAATCAGCCACAATGAACTGTACCGTGGAGGGGTATCCGGTCGAAAGCGTCGAGTGGCTTCACGACGGTGTGCCTGTTCTTACTGCACAAGACACGAGAATAAGACTTTTGGCACCACTCGTTCTTATCGTTGGTTCTGTCGGACGCAGGGACAAGGGAATGTACCAATGTTTGGTCCGAAGCGATAAAGAAAATGCTCAAGCAACGGCCGAGCTCAAATTGGGCG ACACCGTTCCAGAACTCCAGTACACTTTTATAGAGCAGGCTTTGCGACCGGGTCCACCTGTGTCTTTGAGATGTTCAGCGACGGGATCTCCGCCTCCCTCGTTTACGTGGCTACTGGATGGAGAGCCTCTGAGCGAAATAGCTGCTGGGCACAG ATACGCGATTGGCCAATACGTCGATCAGTCCGGTGACGTGATAAGCCACTTGAACATAACATCCGCAAGTGCTGAGGACGGTGGCCTCTATGCCTGCGTCGCGAGGAATACTCTCGCTGCTGTCGAACACAAAGCTAGACTCAATATCTATG GTGCACCGTACATCAGGTCTATTGGTCCGGTAAGAGCGATAGCCGGTGTGGATACTGCGATAGCGTGTCCTTACTCGGGATATCCGATAACGTCGGTCGAATGGTCGAGAGGTGGTATAGAACTACCCCTTGACATGAGACATCGGGTGGATAACGAGGGCTACCTCACCATAGCGACCGTCGATCCGAACGACAATGGAACTTACACGTGCACCGTTAGAGCAAGATCGGGGGAAACTGCTAGTCGAGATATAAGACTCACAGTGAGCA GTCCACCGGTTATGAGTCCATTCGGGTTTCCACCGAATCTGCAAGAAGGCAGCCGCGCTCAAGTGACCTGCAGCATCACTTCGGGTGATcttccaatttatttttcctggcTCAAGGACGGAAAACCATTGCCATCGTCTCTCCAA attgAGGAACGTGGCGCAGAATTTTTCAGTGTTTTAGTATTCAAAGAACTGTTGTCACGTCACAGTGGAAAATACACGTGCGTGGCGACGAACAACGCCGCGAAAGTTAATCATACCGCTGAACTTTTGGTAAAAGTTCCACCCCAGTGGATCTTTGAGCCACAGGACGTGGCAAGTTTGCTAGGCAATCCCTTGAACGTACATTGCGAAGCGAAAGGTTTTCCACCGCCGCGTATTACATGGCTTCGCGGACGAGGAAGAACCTCCAATGATTATCAACCGTTGATCGACGGTCTCGATGGCAGGATAACTATTTTGCCAAATGGGTCATTGTGGACAGCGTCAGCTGGACCACAGGACGAAGGACATTATTTGTGCCGAGCCAATAATGGCATTGGATTGGGGCTCAGTAAAGTTATCTACGTTTCAGTCAACG AACCAGCAAGATTCGAATTACAGAGTAAAAACGTGACTATAAGAAGAGGCGAGTCGGTGACACTCGACTGTACCGTCATCGGTGACAATCCCATCGAGGTGCAATGGTTACACAACAATGATCGACTCGATACGAATGCTCACAGGCTGAGTATAAGCCAAGTCAAAACGGATAATGGATTAAAGTCGCAGTTATCAATCGGCAGCAGCGATAGGCAGGATTCTGGCACTTACAGATGTACAGCGGACAATGCTTTTGGAAGAAGCGAGCATTTAGTTTATTTGGCTGTCCAAG agAGACCCGATCCGCCAACAGCTCTTGAAGTCATTGAGATTGGTTCAAGGTCGATTAGACTCTCCTGGAGAAGGTCTTTCGATGGTAACAGTCCAATCAGAAATTACGTTATACAGTACCGAGCAATGATCCACGGTGGCGTCGACGAGTGGGATCCCTCGAAAACTCACAACGTCACTTTCACACCGGGATCTTCGGGCCTCGCTGCCTCAGCCAATCCAACATCGAATG gaGTTCCACGATACGATTCGAACGGCGATGACCAAGAAATCGCTCTCGTGTCTGGTTTGCATCCCGCTGTTACTTACACGTTTCGAATATTTGCGATAAACTCCATCGATGCGAGCGAACCGACAGATCCGGTAGTGGCCAAGACTCAAGAAGAAg CTCCAACGGATCCACCACAGAATGTAAAAGTTCAATCCGCTGGACCAGGCGAATTGATCGTCCATTGGCAG CCACCACCCAAAGAATCTTGCAACGGTGATCTTCTCGGCTATATCGTTACATGGTCGGAATATTCCTCGTCGACATCAGCGGGTGTTAATCAGAGCAAAAGCCTCACTGTCAATGGTTGGGCAACTACCAAAGTACAACTTACGGGCCTCAGAAAATTCACTAAATACGACATATCGATCAGGGCCTTTAACAGCATCGCCAGTGGACCAGCAAGTCCTTCGATCGTTGGCACAACTCAGGAAGGAG TTCCGGAGGCCCCACCAACACAAGTAACCTGCACTCCTTTATCTTCGCAAAGCGTAAAAGTAGCTTGGAGCGCACCACCGGCTCACCTGCACGGTGGAATAATTCAGGGATACAAAGTTTCGTACAGGCCTGTTCCAACTGACAACA TGGAAATCTCTACTGTTGGTGATATCAAGAGAATATCGAACGAAGAAACGTTCCTTCACACTTTGTACAAGTATACAAATTATTCCATAAGAGTATTGGCATACACTGGAGCAGGGGACGGAGTTTTGAGTCCACCGATATTCTGCACGACTGAAGAAGATG TTCCCGGTCCACCAGCCGGAATAAAAGCACTCGCGTTAACAGCTGACAGTATATTGGTTTCGTGGCTTCCTCCATTACAACCAAACGGTCAAGTTTCACAATATACGGTTTACAGCAAAGAGGCTGGTGCTAGCAGACACAATTCTCATACGATGCATGAACCTCCGACTCTTCCTACGGACACGCTAACGATGGAACTTCGTGGTTTAACGGAACGACAACTTTACGAATTTTGGGTTTCTGCTACGACCGGACTCGGCGAAGGAGAACCCACGCCTATAGTCACTCAGACGACGAATACTCGAG CACCGGCTCGCGTGGCATCTTTCTCGCAGCTTTTGCGAAGAGCTGTCAAATCTTCCGTAACACTCTCATGCTTAGTCGTGGGTAATCCAACTCCTCAACCAATATGGACCCACAGAAATAGTCAAATTTCTACCGGGCGCCACTACGAGATCACCGATGATGGTCATCTTAATATTCAcg GCCTGGAACAATCGATCGCCGGGAATTATACATGTTCGGCGAGCAATCTTTTCGGCGACGATTCAATAACTTATACACTTGTCGTCGTCATGCCTCCTCGCGCACCCGTCCTCGAATTGCAATACACCACAACTCATAGCATCAAATTTCGATGGAATCATCCGGAAAACGGCGGTGCTACGATACAGGGTTATGTACTTAGCTATAAAAAGGACCAAGGTGGCTGGGAAGAAATAGCACTTTCACCTGAACAAACCGAATTTACACTAAGCGGTTTGAAATGCGGATCTTCGTATCTTGCTCATCTTACGGCACACAACAGAGTCGGGACGGGTGATCCGAGTCCATTGATCAGTGCCACAACCAAGGGAACCG CACCTCCACTGCCAAAAGAGCGCGAAATAGTCGCAGTGAATTCAACGTCAGTTCGGCTAAATCTGTTATCATGGCCGAACGGAGGTTGTCCGATTCAATATTATACGGTGGAGTATCGAAGACGAATAAATACGGAGCCTTGGATATTGGTTGCGAGCAAAGCGACGGAAAATCTCATAATCCGAGATTTGAAACCCGCAGCTTGGTACAGTTTGCGTTTGACGGCGCACAACGACGCGGGTGCGACTCAGACGAAGATGGAATTTGGAACAACGACATTGAGCGGGATCAGCATAGGACCACCGAATGATCTCATAATGGACGACGATACTGTCAGGAATCCTCCgaatcataaaattttatatGTAATAGTTCCTCTCGTTTGTGCaatcgttttgattttttcggcCGTCATTGTTGGCTACGTGATGCTAAAGCGCAACGGCAGAACGAGCTATCTCGCCGAAATGATGCCGGGACAACAACAACAAGCGGGTCTTGGAATTGGCCAACAAGCTCAACATCAATCCCATCATCACATGTCCAGCTGCATGTCCACTGTCCAATTAAAATCGACTGCGGAACGCGATAACCGACGTAATCATCAAGTCTACACAAGTTCACCAGTCAAACAGGATAATCACAAGTCCAACAATGATCACGGTTCAGAAATGTATGAAATTAGTCCTTATGCAACATTCAGTGTACCTGGACGTGAGAATCGATCGGTTACTACAGCCACCCTCGATTACACAATGCAATTCAAAACTTTTGGACATCTCGAAAACGAGGATATCAACACTATCGATTACGAAAGATCCAGCGTTGATTTCGAgag ATCAAAGACTCCAAGATGGCATAAACAACGTTATTTTCCGAGTATTGCCGAGGCAGAAAGCAAGATGCGTTCAAGCCGCCAAGGCTCGGGGAGTGACACTTCCGGAAGTCCTTGCGGCGAGTGCGCTGGACCAAGCTACAGAGTTCCGGTCAAACCTTGCAGag ATGTTTTCTCGCGCGGTGTCGAATCCAGCACGGAATCGAACAACGAGGGTTCACCATCGCTTGGCAGACGACGTAGTCGACAGCCGAGCCGGTCCACTCGCAGGTAG